In the genome of Apostichopus japonicus isolate 1M-3 chromosome 15, ASM3797524v1, whole genome shotgun sequence, one region contains:
- the LOC139981523 gene encoding major vault protein-like isoform X1 → MSRGSRGEQNGQSNDSIFRIPPYYYVHVLNHNTNVTKVEVGPQTYIRQDHERVLFAPQNMITIPPRNYCIIENPAQHDGDGNVVLDQNGQVKLYHADSEIRFSQDPFPLYPGENLKQEITPLKIVPANSALRLRAILDFEDEQKQKYVAGDEWLFEGPGTYTPRKEVIVDATIRATVIKPNQAIKLRARKETKDRSGSDRVTGEEWLVKKIGAYLPGAYEEVIGVVNAYVLTDKEALHVRATRTYEDDKKELRKNGEEWLITMEDTDAHIPNVHEEVVGVIKITTLTNRQYCVILDPVGPEGKPQLGQKKLVKGEKSFFLQPGEKLEQGIQDVYILGEDEGLILKSQEAFKDDQAADKQRQPGDRWMIRGPKEYVPPVEVEVIHRRKAIPLDENEGIYVRDTKSGKIRAVAGITYMLNQDEELWAKELPPAVEKLLQTMRDPLADRSDRSGTPEVRVREKTRVVTFRVPHNAAVQIYDYKEKKARVVFGPELVMLGPDEQFTQLSLSGGKPKRPNVIKSLCLLLGPDFCTDIITIETADHARLQLQLSYNWHFDIKKKDDEAGTKLFSVPDFIGDACKAIASRIRGAVAGVQFDDFHKNSAKIIRASVFGFDDKKKVRESFSFPQNLLVITSVDIQSVEPVDQRTRDSLMKSVQLAIEITTNSQEAAARHEAERLEQEAKGRLERQKIVDEAEAEKARKELLELQAYSAAVESTGQAKAEAQSRAEAQKIDGEAAVEQARLKSEAAKIEAESELERLTRAREAEIKYIKDQNELEISKSKQLAEIETEKFKNTVAAIGSDTIRSIAVAGPEMQVRDKCVLGGPEMQVRDKCVLGGPEMQVRDKCVLGGPEMQVRDKCVLGGPEMQVRDKCVLGGLEMQVRDKCMLGGPEMQVRGKCVLGGPEMQVRDKCVLGGPEMQVRDKCVLGGPEMQVRDKCVLGGLEMQVRDKCMLGGPEMQVRGKCVLGGPEMQVRGKCVLGGPEMQAKLLQSLGIQSTLITDGTSPINLFNTANGLLGALEPPKKRSKGHKDDDSSDDE, encoded by the exons ATGAGTCGAGGATCAAGAGGGGAACAGAATGGGCAGTCGAATGATTCTATTTTTAGAATTCCGCCTTATTACTATGTTCATGTACTGAACCACAATACCAATGTAACCAAGGTCGAGGTAGGCCCCCAAACCTACATCAGACAGGACCATGAAAG GGTATTGTTTGCACCTCAAAACATGATCACGATTCCACCACGCAATTACTGTATCATTGAAAACCCAGCCCAACATGATGGAGATGGTAACGTTGTACTTGACCAGAATGGACAGGTTAAGCTTTATCATGCAGACTCAGAGATACGGTTTTCCCAGGACCCATTTCCTCTTTATCCAGGGGAGAATTTAAAGCAG GAAATAACTCCACTGAAAATTGTGCCTGCCAACTCAGCACTGCGTCTGCGTGCTATTCTTGACTTTGAAGATGAGCAAAAGCAAAAGTATGTGGCTGGTGATGAGTGGCTCTTTGAAGGTCCAGGGACTTACACTCCCAGGAAGGAGGTCATTGTTGATGCAACGATTAGAGCAACAGTGATCAAACCAAACCAGGCCATCAAACTTCGGGCCCGCAAGGAGACCAAGGACCGTAGCGGTAGTGACAGAGTCACTGGAGAGGAGTGGCTGGTTAAGAAAATTGGAGCATACCTTCCTGGAGCTTACGAAGAAGTTATTGGGGTTGTCAACGCTTACGTGCTGACAGATAAG GAGGCACTCCACGTTAGAgctacaagaacatatgaagaTGATAAAAAGGAGTTGCGAAAGAATGGTGAAGAGTGGCTTATAACAATGGAGGACACAGATGCACACATCCCTAATGTGCATGAAGAG GTGGTTGGTGTGATCAAGATCACAACTCTAACGAATCGTCAATACTGTGTTATTCTGGATCCTGTTGGACCTGAAGGAAAACCTCAGCTGGGTCAGAAGAAACTTGTCAAG GGTGAGAAATCTTTCTTCCTCCAACCTGGAGAGAAACTGGAACAAGGAATCCAAGATGTGTACATCCTGGGAGAGGATGAGGGTCTCATCTTAAAATCACAGGAAGCCTTTAAAGATGACCAGGCA GCGGACAAGCAGCGGCAGCCTGGTGATAGATGGATGATCCGAGGACCCAAGGAGTACGTACCACCAGTAGAAGTTGAGGTCATCCACAGGCGTAAGGCTATTCCCCTAGATGAGAATGAAGGCATCTACGTCAGGGATACAAAGTCCGGCAAG ATCCGAGCTGTGGCAGGCATCACCTACATGTTGAATCAAGACGAGGAGCTGTGGGCCAAAGAGCTCCCTCCAGCAGTGGAGAAACTCCTTCAGACCATGAGGGACCCTCTTGCAGATCGTAGTGACCGTAGTGGGACCCCTGAGGTTAGAGTAAGGGAGAAGACCAGAGTTGTGACCTTCAGAGTGCCTCATAATGCAGCGGTCCAGATATACGATTACAAAGAGAAGAAAGCTAG agttgTCTTTGGTCCAGAGTTGGTGATGCTTGGACCAGATGAGCAATTCACCCAGCTGAGTCTTTCTGGGGGTAAACCCAAGAGACCAAATGTCATCAAGTCACTGTGCCTTTTGCTAGGACCAGACTTTTGTACTGAtatcatcaccatagaaacagCTGATCATGCAAGACTACAGCTGCAACTCTCATACAACTG GCATTTTGAcattaagaagaaggatgatgaaGCAGGCACCAAACTCTTCAGTGTTCCTGATTTCATCGGTGATGCTTGTAAAGCCATCGCCTCTCGCATCAGAGGAGCTGTAGCTGGAGTTCAGTTTGATGACTTTCACAAG AATTCTGCCAAGATTATAAGGGCCTCTGTCTTTGGATTTGATGACAAGAAGAAGGTCCGGGAGAGTTTCTCATTCCCTCAGAACTTGCTGGTGATAACTAGCGTTGATATCCAGTCTGTTGAACCGGTGGACCAGAGGACCAGGGATTCTTTGATGAAATCTGTGCAGTTGGCCATTGAAATCACCACCAACTCTCAGGAAGCTGCTGCTAG GCATGAAGCAGAACGCCTGGAACAAGAGGCCAAAGGTCGTCTGGAGCGTCAGAAGATTGTCGATGAGGCAGAAGCCGAGAAGGCTCGCAAGGAACTCCTGGAACTGCAGGCTTACAGTGCTGCTGTTGAGAGCACAGGTCAAGCCAAGGCTGAGGCCCAGTCTCGAGCAGAAGCCCAGAAAATTGACGGAGAGGCTGCCGTGGAGCAAGCTCGACTCAAGTCAGAGGCAGCAAAAATTGAAGCA GAGTCAGAGTTGGAACGGCTTACCAGAGCTAGAGAAGCTGAAATCAAATACATCAAGGATCAAAATGAGCTTGAAATAAGCAAGTCCAAGCAGCTGGCTGAAATTGAAACAGAGAAGTTTAAGAACACAGTGGCAGCAATTGGCTCGGATACCATCAGATCTATTGCAGTAGCTGGACCAGAGATGCAGGTAAGAGACAAATGTGTGTTGGGTGGACCAGAGATGCAGGTAAGAGACAAATGTGTGTTGGGTGGACCAGAGATGCAG GTAAGAGACAAATGTGTGTTGGGTGGACCAGAGATGCAGGTAAGAGACAAATGTGTGTTGGGTGGACCAGAGATGCAGGTAAGAGACAAATGTGTGTTGGGTGGACTAGAGATGCAGGTAAGAGACAAATGTATGTTGGGTGGACCAGAGATGCAGGTAAGAGGCAAATGTGTGTTGGGTGGACCAGAGATGCAG GTAAGAGACAAATGTGTGTTGGGTGGACCAGAGATGCAGGTAAGAGACAAATGTGTGTTGGGTGGACCAGAGATGCAGGTAAGAGACAAATGTGTGTTGGGTGGACTAGAGATGCAGGTAAGAGACAAATGTATGTTGGGTGGACCAGAGATGCAGGTAAGAGGCAAATGTGTGTTGGGTGGACCAGAGATGCAGGTAAGAGGCAAATGTGTGTTGGGTGGACCAGAGATGCAG gCTAAACTGCTTCAGTCACTTGGTATTCAGTCAACCCTGATTACTGATGGCACCAGTCCTATCAACTTGTTCAATACAGCTAATGGTTTGCTCGGGGCCTTGGAACCTCCGAAGAAACGATCTAAAGGTCATAAAGACGATGACTCCAGCGATGATGAATAG
- the LOC139981523 gene encoding major vault protein-like isoform X2 — MSRGSRGEQNGQSNDSIFRIPPYYYVHVLNHNTNVTKVEVGPQTYIRQDHERVLFAPQNMITIPPRNYCIIENPAQHDGDGNVVLDQNGQVKLYHADSEIRFSQDPFPLYPGENLKQEITPLKIVPANSALRLRAILDFEDEQKQKYVAGDEWLFEGPGTYTPRKEVIVDATIRATVIKPNQAIKLRARKETKDRSGSDRVTGEEWLVKKIGAYLPGAYEEVIGVVNAYVLTDKEALHVRATRTYEDDKKELRKNGEEWLITMEDTDAHIPNVHEEVVGVIKITTLTNRQYCVILDPVGPEGKPQLGQKKLVKGEKSFFLQPGEKLEQGIQDVYILGEDEGLILKSQEAFKDDQAADKQRQPGDRWMIRGPKEYVPPVEVEVIHRRKAIPLDENEGIYVRDTKSGKIRAVAGITYMLNQDEELWAKELPPAVEKLLQTMRDPLADRSDRSGTPEVRVREKTRVVTFRVPHNAAVQIYDYKEKKARVVFGPELVMLGPDEQFTQLSLSGGKPKRPNVIKSLCLLLGPDFCTDIITIETADHARLQLQLSYNWHFDIKKKDDEAGTKLFSVPDFIGDACKAIASRIRGAVAGVQFDDFHKNSAKIIRASVFGFDDKKKVRESFSFPQNLLVITSVDIQSVEPVDQRTRDSLMKSVQLAIEITTNSQEAAARHEAERLEQEAKGRLERQKIVDEAEAEKARKELLELQAYSAAVESTGQAKAEAQSRAEAQKIDGEAAVEQARLKSEAAKIEAESELERLTRAREAEIKYIKDQNELEISKSKQLAEIETEKFKNTVAAIGSDTIRSIAVAGPEMQVRDKCVLGGPEMQVRDKCVLGGPEMQVRDKCVLGGPEMQVRDKCVLGGLEMQVRDKCMLGGPEMQVRGKCVLGGPEMQVRDKCVLGGPEMQVRDKCVLGGPEMQVRDKCVLGGLEMQVRDKCMLGGPEMQVRGKCVLGGPEMQVRGKCVLGGPEMQAKLLQSLGIQSTLITDGTSPINLFNTANGLLGALEPPKKRSKGHKDDDSSDDE, encoded by the exons ATGAGTCGAGGATCAAGAGGGGAACAGAATGGGCAGTCGAATGATTCTATTTTTAGAATTCCGCCTTATTACTATGTTCATGTACTGAACCACAATACCAATGTAACCAAGGTCGAGGTAGGCCCCCAAACCTACATCAGACAGGACCATGAAAG GGTATTGTTTGCACCTCAAAACATGATCACGATTCCACCACGCAATTACTGTATCATTGAAAACCCAGCCCAACATGATGGAGATGGTAACGTTGTACTTGACCAGAATGGACAGGTTAAGCTTTATCATGCAGACTCAGAGATACGGTTTTCCCAGGACCCATTTCCTCTTTATCCAGGGGAGAATTTAAAGCAG GAAATAACTCCACTGAAAATTGTGCCTGCCAACTCAGCACTGCGTCTGCGTGCTATTCTTGACTTTGAAGATGAGCAAAAGCAAAAGTATGTGGCTGGTGATGAGTGGCTCTTTGAAGGTCCAGGGACTTACACTCCCAGGAAGGAGGTCATTGTTGATGCAACGATTAGAGCAACAGTGATCAAACCAAACCAGGCCATCAAACTTCGGGCCCGCAAGGAGACCAAGGACCGTAGCGGTAGTGACAGAGTCACTGGAGAGGAGTGGCTGGTTAAGAAAATTGGAGCATACCTTCCTGGAGCTTACGAAGAAGTTATTGGGGTTGTCAACGCTTACGTGCTGACAGATAAG GAGGCACTCCACGTTAGAgctacaagaacatatgaagaTGATAAAAAGGAGTTGCGAAAGAATGGTGAAGAGTGGCTTATAACAATGGAGGACACAGATGCACACATCCCTAATGTGCATGAAGAG GTGGTTGGTGTGATCAAGATCACAACTCTAACGAATCGTCAATACTGTGTTATTCTGGATCCTGTTGGACCTGAAGGAAAACCTCAGCTGGGTCAGAAGAAACTTGTCAAG GGTGAGAAATCTTTCTTCCTCCAACCTGGAGAGAAACTGGAACAAGGAATCCAAGATGTGTACATCCTGGGAGAGGATGAGGGTCTCATCTTAAAATCACAGGAAGCCTTTAAAGATGACCAGGCA GCGGACAAGCAGCGGCAGCCTGGTGATAGATGGATGATCCGAGGACCCAAGGAGTACGTACCACCAGTAGAAGTTGAGGTCATCCACAGGCGTAAGGCTATTCCCCTAGATGAGAATGAAGGCATCTACGTCAGGGATACAAAGTCCGGCAAG ATCCGAGCTGTGGCAGGCATCACCTACATGTTGAATCAAGACGAGGAGCTGTGGGCCAAAGAGCTCCCTCCAGCAGTGGAGAAACTCCTTCAGACCATGAGGGACCCTCTTGCAGATCGTAGTGACCGTAGTGGGACCCCTGAGGTTAGAGTAAGGGAGAAGACCAGAGTTGTGACCTTCAGAGTGCCTCATAATGCAGCGGTCCAGATATACGATTACAAAGAGAAGAAAGCTAG agttgTCTTTGGTCCAGAGTTGGTGATGCTTGGACCAGATGAGCAATTCACCCAGCTGAGTCTTTCTGGGGGTAAACCCAAGAGACCAAATGTCATCAAGTCACTGTGCCTTTTGCTAGGACCAGACTTTTGTACTGAtatcatcaccatagaaacagCTGATCATGCAAGACTACAGCTGCAACTCTCATACAACTG GCATTTTGAcattaagaagaaggatgatgaaGCAGGCACCAAACTCTTCAGTGTTCCTGATTTCATCGGTGATGCTTGTAAAGCCATCGCCTCTCGCATCAGAGGAGCTGTAGCTGGAGTTCAGTTTGATGACTTTCACAAG AATTCTGCCAAGATTATAAGGGCCTCTGTCTTTGGATTTGATGACAAGAAGAAGGTCCGGGAGAGTTTCTCATTCCCTCAGAACTTGCTGGTGATAACTAGCGTTGATATCCAGTCTGTTGAACCGGTGGACCAGAGGACCAGGGATTCTTTGATGAAATCTGTGCAGTTGGCCATTGAAATCACCACCAACTCTCAGGAAGCTGCTGCTAG GCATGAAGCAGAACGCCTGGAACAAGAGGCCAAAGGTCGTCTGGAGCGTCAGAAGATTGTCGATGAGGCAGAAGCCGAGAAGGCTCGCAAGGAACTCCTGGAACTGCAGGCTTACAGTGCTGCTGTTGAGAGCACAGGTCAAGCCAAGGCTGAGGCCCAGTCTCGAGCAGAAGCCCAGAAAATTGACGGAGAGGCTGCCGTGGAGCAAGCTCGACTCAAGTCAGAGGCAGCAAAAATTGAAGCA GAGTCAGAGTTGGAACGGCTTACCAGAGCTAGAGAAGCTGAAATCAAATACATCAAGGATCAAAATGAGCTTGAAATAAGCAAGTCCAAGCAGCTGGCTGAAATTGAAACAGAGAAGTTTAAGAACACAGTGGCAGCAATTGGCTCGGATACCATCAGATCTATTGCAGTAGCTGGACCAGAGATGCAGGTAAGAGACAAATGTGTGTTGGGTGGACCAGAGATGCAG GTAAGAGACAAATGTGTGTTGGGTGGACCAGAGATGCAGGTAAGAGACAAATGTGTGTTGGGTGGACCAGAGATGCAGGTAAGAGACAAATGTGTGTTGGGTGGACTAGAGATGCAGGTAAGAGACAAATGTATGTTGGGTGGACCAGAGATGCAGGTAAGAGGCAAATGTGTGTTGGGTGGACCAGAGATGCAG GTAAGAGACAAATGTGTGTTGGGTGGACCAGAGATGCAGGTAAGAGACAAATGTGTGTTGGGTGGACCAGAGATGCAGGTAAGAGACAAATGTGTGTTGGGTGGACTAGAGATGCAGGTAAGAGACAAATGTATGTTGGGTGGACCAGAGATGCAGGTAAGAGGCAAATGTGTGTTGGGTGGACCAGAGATGCAGGTAAGAGGCAAATGTGTGTTGGGTGGACCAGAGATGCAG gCTAAACTGCTTCAGTCACTTGGTATTCAGTCAACCCTGATTACTGATGGCACCAGTCCTATCAACTTGTTCAATACAGCTAATGGTTTGCTCGGGGCCTTGGAACCTCCGAAGAAACGATCTAAAGGTCATAAAGACGATGACTCCAGCGATGATGAATAG
- the LOC139981523 gene encoding major vault protein-like isoform X3, with product MSRGSRGEQNGQSNDSIFRIPPYYYVHVLNHNTNVTKVEVGPQTYIRQDHERVLFAPQNMITIPPRNYCIIENPAQHDGDGNVVLDQNGQVKLYHADSEIRFSQDPFPLYPGENLKQEITPLKIVPANSALRLRAILDFEDEQKQKYVAGDEWLFEGPGTYTPRKEVIVDATIRATVIKPNQAIKLRARKETKDRSGSDRVTGEEWLVKKIGAYLPGAYEEVIGVVNAYVLTDKEALHVRATRTYEDDKKELRKNGEEWLITMEDTDAHIPNVHEEVVGVIKITTLTNRQYCVILDPVGPEGKPQLGQKKLVKGEKSFFLQPGEKLEQGIQDVYILGEDEGLILKSQEAFKDDQAADKQRQPGDRWMIRGPKEYVPPVEVEVIHRRKAIPLDENEGIYVRDTKSGKIRAVAGITYMLNQDEELWAKELPPAVEKLLQTMRDPLADRSDRSGTPEVRVREKTRVVTFRVPHNAAVQIYDYKEKKARVVFGPELVMLGPDEQFTQLSLSGGKPKRPNVIKSLCLLLGPDFCTDIITIETADHARLQLQLSYNWHFDIKKKDDEAGTKLFSVPDFIGDACKAIASRIRGAVAGVQFDDFHKNSAKIIRASVFGFDDKKKVRESFSFPQNLLVITSVDIQSVEPVDQRTRDSLMKSVQLAIEITTNSQEAAARHEAERLEQEAKGRLERQKIVDEAEAEKARKELLELQAYSAAVESTGQAKAEAQSRAEAQKIDGEAAVEQARLKSEAAKIEAESELERLTRAREAEIKYIKDQNELEISKSKQLAEIETEKFKNTVAAIGSDTIRSIAVAGPEMQAKLLQSLGIQSTLITDGTSPINLFNTANGLLGALEPPKKRSKGHKDDDSSDDE from the exons ATGAGTCGAGGATCAAGAGGGGAACAGAATGGGCAGTCGAATGATTCTATTTTTAGAATTCCGCCTTATTACTATGTTCATGTACTGAACCACAATACCAATGTAACCAAGGTCGAGGTAGGCCCCCAAACCTACATCAGACAGGACCATGAAAG GGTATTGTTTGCACCTCAAAACATGATCACGATTCCACCACGCAATTACTGTATCATTGAAAACCCAGCCCAACATGATGGAGATGGTAACGTTGTACTTGACCAGAATGGACAGGTTAAGCTTTATCATGCAGACTCAGAGATACGGTTTTCCCAGGACCCATTTCCTCTTTATCCAGGGGAGAATTTAAAGCAG GAAATAACTCCACTGAAAATTGTGCCTGCCAACTCAGCACTGCGTCTGCGTGCTATTCTTGACTTTGAAGATGAGCAAAAGCAAAAGTATGTGGCTGGTGATGAGTGGCTCTTTGAAGGTCCAGGGACTTACACTCCCAGGAAGGAGGTCATTGTTGATGCAACGATTAGAGCAACAGTGATCAAACCAAACCAGGCCATCAAACTTCGGGCCCGCAAGGAGACCAAGGACCGTAGCGGTAGTGACAGAGTCACTGGAGAGGAGTGGCTGGTTAAGAAAATTGGAGCATACCTTCCTGGAGCTTACGAAGAAGTTATTGGGGTTGTCAACGCTTACGTGCTGACAGATAAG GAGGCACTCCACGTTAGAgctacaagaacatatgaagaTGATAAAAAGGAGTTGCGAAAGAATGGTGAAGAGTGGCTTATAACAATGGAGGACACAGATGCACACATCCCTAATGTGCATGAAGAG GTGGTTGGTGTGATCAAGATCACAACTCTAACGAATCGTCAATACTGTGTTATTCTGGATCCTGTTGGACCTGAAGGAAAACCTCAGCTGGGTCAGAAGAAACTTGTCAAG GGTGAGAAATCTTTCTTCCTCCAACCTGGAGAGAAACTGGAACAAGGAATCCAAGATGTGTACATCCTGGGAGAGGATGAGGGTCTCATCTTAAAATCACAGGAAGCCTTTAAAGATGACCAGGCA GCGGACAAGCAGCGGCAGCCTGGTGATAGATGGATGATCCGAGGACCCAAGGAGTACGTACCACCAGTAGAAGTTGAGGTCATCCACAGGCGTAAGGCTATTCCCCTAGATGAGAATGAAGGCATCTACGTCAGGGATACAAAGTCCGGCAAG ATCCGAGCTGTGGCAGGCATCACCTACATGTTGAATCAAGACGAGGAGCTGTGGGCCAAAGAGCTCCCTCCAGCAGTGGAGAAACTCCTTCAGACCATGAGGGACCCTCTTGCAGATCGTAGTGACCGTAGTGGGACCCCTGAGGTTAGAGTAAGGGAGAAGACCAGAGTTGTGACCTTCAGAGTGCCTCATAATGCAGCGGTCCAGATATACGATTACAAAGAGAAGAAAGCTAG agttgTCTTTGGTCCAGAGTTGGTGATGCTTGGACCAGATGAGCAATTCACCCAGCTGAGTCTTTCTGGGGGTAAACCCAAGAGACCAAATGTCATCAAGTCACTGTGCCTTTTGCTAGGACCAGACTTTTGTACTGAtatcatcaccatagaaacagCTGATCATGCAAGACTACAGCTGCAACTCTCATACAACTG GCATTTTGAcattaagaagaaggatgatgaaGCAGGCACCAAACTCTTCAGTGTTCCTGATTTCATCGGTGATGCTTGTAAAGCCATCGCCTCTCGCATCAGAGGAGCTGTAGCTGGAGTTCAGTTTGATGACTTTCACAAG AATTCTGCCAAGATTATAAGGGCCTCTGTCTTTGGATTTGATGACAAGAAGAAGGTCCGGGAGAGTTTCTCATTCCCTCAGAACTTGCTGGTGATAACTAGCGTTGATATCCAGTCTGTTGAACCGGTGGACCAGAGGACCAGGGATTCTTTGATGAAATCTGTGCAGTTGGCCATTGAAATCACCACCAACTCTCAGGAAGCTGCTGCTAG GCATGAAGCAGAACGCCTGGAACAAGAGGCCAAAGGTCGTCTGGAGCGTCAGAAGATTGTCGATGAGGCAGAAGCCGAGAAGGCTCGCAAGGAACTCCTGGAACTGCAGGCTTACAGTGCTGCTGTTGAGAGCACAGGTCAAGCCAAGGCTGAGGCCCAGTCTCGAGCAGAAGCCCAGAAAATTGACGGAGAGGCTGCCGTGGAGCAAGCTCGACTCAAGTCAGAGGCAGCAAAAATTGAAGCA GAGTCAGAGTTGGAACGGCTTACCAGAGCTAGAGAAGCTGAAATCAAATACATCAAGGATCAAAATGAGCTTGAAATAAGCAAGTCCAAGCAGCTGGCTGAAATTGAAACAGAGAAGTTTAAGAACACAGTGGCAGCAATTGGCTCGGATACCATCAGATCTATTGCAGTAGCTGGACCAGAGATGCAG gCTAAACTGCTTCAGTCACTTGGTATTCAGTCAACCCTGATTACTGATGGCACCAGTCCTATCAACTTGTTCAATACAGCTAATGGTTTGCTCGGGGCCTTGGAACCTCCGAAGAAACGATCTAAAGGTCATAAAGACGATGACTCCAGCGATGATGAATAG